The DNA sequence GTGATCTTGGGATCTCGGTGTCCGAGCCACTCGGCCATGTCCGTCACCGGCACGCCCTTGGACAGTCCAGCCGAGGCGAAGAAGTGCCTGAGCCAGTGGGGGGTGATCTTCCGGGTGATCCCGGCAGCAGCCTTGGCCTTCCGCCAGAGCCGGTCCACGAGCGAGTACATGAGGATGTTGGTGCCACCCACGTTCGAAAACAGGTAGTCGCCCTCGATCCGATTCAAGCCCGTCGGGACCCGGTAGGTTCCGTGCTGCTCGACGTGCTGCCGGATCCTCTCCACGATGGTTCCCGGGATAGGGACGGCCCGTCCTTCATCCTGGTCGCGCCACTTCAGGTGGCGGATGCAGTGTGCTCGGCCCCGTCCCTTAGTGGCAGCCTTCTGGCGACGGGTCTTAGGCTGTTCGTTCTCGCCATCCTGGGTAATCTGCCTGTCCACGTAGATGACCCCGGCCTCAAAGTCGATCTGCTGGAGGCACACCGCGCTGGCCTCGCCGATGCGCAGCCCGCATCCAGCCATCAGCCACACCAGGAGCTGGTACGGTCCGGGCAAGTGGGCTGCAATGGTAGCGATCTCTTCCAGCGTGGGCAGGTGGATCGTCTTCTTGACCCTCCGCTTCGCCCTCCTACGGCCGGCCTGTACGTGCCGACAAGGATTCTTGACGATGTAGTCGTTGGCGACGGCGAAGCTGAATACGCCACTGAGCGTCTCGTACCGGTTTACAGCTGTACTCGGTTCGTAGCCGCGCTCCTCGACCATCCACCGGAGCCAGGTGGTGAGGTCCTTGGGCTTGACCGCGCCGATCGGCTTGTTCTGGAAGTACGGCCTGACGTGCAGACGAAGGCTTGTCTCGTACTGATAGCGCGTTCCATTGACGCGCTCACCAGAGGCAATGAACTCCCGGTACACCTCTACGAGTGGCGTCATGAATCCGAGCGGCTCTATGTAGGTTCCAAGGTCCTTTTCACGTTCGATCTTCGCCGCGAATGCGTCCGCCGTTCCCTTCTTCTCGAAGGTCTCCTCACGTTGGCGTCCACTGCGGCCACCAGGCTCCCTATACCGGACAGTCCAAGGGTGACCACATCTTACCCCTCCGCACGGATAGTTCTTGCTCCGAGCCTCTTCCTTGCACTTCTGAAAAACCGCTGCCAAGCTAGCGCCCCAAATTTCTCTCTAGCCATGCCGTCCGATAAATCAGTTCTCACCCGTACATTCGGTCGAGGTAGTCCACAACGTCGCGCTCACGAAAGCGCAACAGACGCCCAACCTTTTGCGACCTGAGCCCCCACGCCCGATGCTTGTTCTTCACCGTTACCTCACTGACCTTCAACCAATCAGCGACTTCAGCCGATGTAAGCAAAACGTAGCTCCCTCCGCGCGCCAACATTTTCCCCTCTCCAAGAACATATTCCTCACACCCACGAAAGCCGGAGGCGATGAGACCCACGCAATCGTCTCACCGGGTGCAGCAGGTGCGACGGGACCAATCTTGCAGAGAATTCGAGATTTCCGAATTCCTGGATCAGCTGATATACGCTCACTGAACGGCCACACCGCTCCGCCTTCATTCAGCCTGGTCGATCCGGACGGCATGACCTACAACCGCTTCACATGGCCCGACCGGCTACTGCCCCCCATAGACCAACGTTATGACCACCACCTTTTGGGCAGGTCAGTACGTTGACATGGATTGCGGCAAGGTCTCCACACCTGTCGCGTGCCTTTTCGTCTGCCACCAGCGAACTGGGAATGTTCGACTTGGTTCCGGCACAGGGAACGCCAACGGACAACAGCCACCATTGCGGCATTCACCCACGTCCGGGCCTTCACCCGGCCGAGCTGTACCCGATCACATTCGATTCATCGACCGCCCCTCAACGGCAGACCGCGTACCACCTGCGCGGCAAGGCCGGTACCGGAACGACTTCCCCTTCGTGGACCTTGGGCTACAGAAATGGAGCCGCCAGCCTCGATATCCAAAGGGCTGGTCGCCGATCGGGAAGGACGGCCAAGTGCACGGCGATACTGGGCGCCAGCCAGCGAACACCCCGCACCCTCAGCGCGTTGCAGCTGGGCAGATGGATCATCCACTCGATCCACCACTCGGCCGTCGAGTCGTGGTCTGCATCCTCAGGGCCGACTCCGTGCGCGGGGGCGGTCCATTGCGCCTGGGCCCTGATCGGGTTCATCAGGAGCACCTACATCGCTGACCGGATAACCAAGTCCTCCGGCGCTCATCAGCCGTCGGCCGGTTCGAGACCGGCTCTCCGACACCCTCGGAACCAGGGAATCCTTGGGCTGTTCGTACTGGGCGTAGGCCCCGTCACGAGGAGCGACACCGGATGGTGCTGGCCCACGGCAAGTTTTAGGTGGTGCGATCAGCTGCCGCTGCCCAGTAAGTCGGGTCCAGCTTTTCGCCCGGCCAGGCCAGCTGAGTGACAGGACCTCGCGGCCCCATCTGCTCGAAGTACCGCGCAATGTCGTGGTTGGGCGTGGCGCAGACGGCGTCGAAGTCCGTGACGTGCAGGTCGTATCCAACGGCCTTGATCAGACGCCGGAAGCTCAGCGCGAGCAGACGACGCCATGGGTCAGCCCGGCCTGCTGAGTTATCGACGCGACTCCTCCGCACCTGCCACTGGTCAGCTGGTTGCGGTGGGAGCCAGGATCGCGGCGCGGGCGGCGTGGGCGAGGACTCCCTGAGTGCGGGCGGACAGGCCGTGTCGGTTCCAGTGGAAGATCACATGGTGCGTCAGTACGCGGCGGGGGCCACGCTGGAGGTTGCCGCTCTGTGCGGCGTGCGCGATGCCCTGGCCTGCGGCTTCGAAGGCGGCGAGCCACGGGGCGATGGCCTCCATCGCCCCTCCACCAGCCGTCAGCGGTCGGGTGTCGAGGCTCAGGAGACGGTGAACGCCTCTGGCTGTCTGGGCCAGGTTGCCGGGGGTGACGTCGCCGGGCAGGGGGCGTAGCCGAGAGACCCGGTCCCAGACATCTCCTTGTTCGAACCAATCGAGCCCGGCTGACCGCAGCATTGCCGTGACCAGCAGAAGCGACGTCTCACGCCGCCCGAGGCCGGGGACGTGGTGAGTGCGTTCGAGGAAGTGGCGCGAGTCTGCGTGGAAGAGACCGTGGGCGATGTCGATGCCTTCGCGCCCGCCGAAGGCCGTAACTTCCGGTTCGTAGACGGTGGGCCACCAACGCAGGACTTCGGCGGACTGAACAAGGGATCCGAGGACTTCGGACAAGGCCTCGTGGAGGTGG is a window from the Streptomyces sp. NBC_01244 genome containing:
- a CDS encoding tyrosine-type recombinase/integrase, whose product is MAAVFQKCKEEARSKNYPCGGVRCGHPWTVRYREPGGRSGRQREETFEKKGTADAFAAKIEREKDLGTYIEPLGFMTPLVEVYREFIASGERVNGTRYQYETSLRLHVRPYFQNKPIGAVKPKDLTTWLRWMVEERGYEPSTAVNRYETLSGVFSFAVANDYIVKNPCRHVQAGRRRAKRRVKKTIHLPTLEEIATIAAHLPGPYQLLVWLMAGCGLRIGEASAVCLQQIDFEAGVIYVDRQITQDGENEQPKTRRQKAATKGRGRAHCIRHLKWRDQDEGRAVPIPGTIVERIRQHVEQHGTYRVPTGLNRIEGDYLFSNVGGTNILMYSLVDRLWRKAKAAAGITRKITPHWLRHFFASAGLSKGVPVTDMAEWLGHRDPKITYQTYAHVMPDAPQRLRTVMDSVFTLESELTLPLSFEALAEAA
- a CDS encoding helix-turn-helix domain-containing protein — protein: MLARGGSYVLLTSAEVADWLKVSEVTVKNKHRAWGLRSQKVGRLLRFRERDVVDYLDRMYG
- a CDS encoding thiopeptide-type bacteriocin biosynthesis protein, which codes for MTTLHVPEQTERAVLAVLAGQSVAAAAIHAGIDAEELGDATALYRAAGQAALAEQVASRDWHQSRVEFADFDRAEDIAAHHLAPRLRPLEDSGLLAAWWFIRKAPCWRLRLLPAAGADPGHLHEALSEVLGSLVQSAEVLRWWPTVYEPEVTAFGGREGIDIAHGLFHADSRHFLERTHHVPGLGRRETSLLLVTAMLRSAGLDWFEQGDVWDRVSRLRPLPGDVTPGNLAQTARGVHRLLSLDTRPLTAGGGAMEAIAPWLAAFEAAGQGIAHAAQSGNLQRGPRRVLTHHVIFHWNRHGLSARTQGVLAHAARAAILAPTATS